The Planococcus sp. MSAK28401 genome window below encodes:
- a CDS encoding sensor domain-containing protein, translating into MIQHQASLSIDRALMNGIQEMVFIVRVDEDGLFYEFINQAAMDKTDLTPDSLGKTFMETQAAELAEMIHSQYVKVLTSGESISYEDTYIDPHRKLRYSKTRLTPMFNEEGRCTHVVSIVQDITGEVEAKQVSVEALMNLETSRSYYQSLFAHHADAIFTIDLKGRITGANPMGLVVGQLPEDELYKRRVLNFIAPQDQREALINFRHAIGGIYKDFRVSVLQKENKQLSVLAKCIPIKVKDQTTGFYVILKDMRELDHLVELYMESEKNLRVIAENSHDVIILINRQNENLYISPSVETLYGIKPEDYTIHDALLRVHIEDQEALNTSIDEAILTKQICKKRIRIKHKNGHWIWSELLAKPVFDASESYSHMVIIIRDIDLQKKYEAKLELLAFRDPLTNLPNRRYFQESLEQALIDFRVKEKHFAVMLLDVDEFKQINDQWGHETGDAIIQEFGRRLETTVFESDVVARLGGDEFIILLANIDSVNCALTVIEKIRNIMKKTWTIEGMSLSVSTSIGLAMPHPEATVSSMLKEADQAMYKEKRARQGTNINHRF; encoded by the coding sequence ATGATTCAGCATCAAGCATCATTGTCAATCGATCGAGCGTTAATGAACGGAATACAAGAAATGGTATTTATCGTCCGGGTCGATGAGGATGGGCTTTTTTATGAATTTATCAATCAAGCCGCGATGGATAAGACGGACTTAACACCAGATTCACTTGGCAAAACCTTTATGGAAACGCAAGCGGCCGAGTTAGCCGAAATGATTCATTCCCAATATGTGAAGGTATTAACGAGTGGTGAATCGATCTCCTATGAAGACACTTATATAGATCCTCATAGAAAGCTTCGCTATTCCAAAACTCGCCTTACTCCTATGTTTAATGAAGAAGGGCGATGTACACATGTTGTGAGCATTGTGCAGGACATCACTGGAGAAGTCGAAGCCAAGCAAGTAAGCGTAGAAGCGTTAATGAATCTCGAAACCAGCCGTTCTTATTATCAATCGCTATTTGCACATCATGCAGATGCTATTTTTACGATAGATTTAAAGGGACGAATAACAGGGGCTAATCCAATGGGACTCGTTGTTGGGCAATTACCTGAAGACGAATTATATAAACGAAGAGTCTTAAACTTTATTGCTCCTCAAGATCAACGAGAAGCGCTGATAAATTTTCGACATGCAATTGGGGGCATATACAAAGATTTCCGCGTCAGTGTTCTCCAGAAAGAAAATAAGCAGTTAAGCGTCTTGGCGAAGTGTATTCCGATTAAGGTAAAAGACCAAACAACGGGATTTTATGTCATTTTAAAAGATATGCGCGAACTGGATCATTTGGTTGAATTGTATATGGAAAGTGAAAAGAACCTTCGAGTGATTGCGGAGAATTCTCATGACGTTATTATTTTAATTAATCGCCAGAATGAGAATTTGTATATTTCTCCTTCCGTAGAAACGCTTTACGGTATTAAACCTGAGGATTATACGATTCATGATGCGCTACTTAGAGTCCATATAGAAGATCAGGAGGCACTGAACACCTCAATAGATGAAGCCATACTCACAAAACAGATTTGTAAAAAACGCATCCGCATTAAGCACAAAAATGGTCACTGGATTTGGTCAGAATTACTCGCGAAGCCAGTTTTTGATGCATCCGAGTCTTACAGCCATATGGTAATTATCATTCGAGACATCGATTTGCAAAAAAAATATGAAGCCAAGTTAGAACTACTGGCCTTTCGTGACCCGTTGACTAACCTGCCTAATCGTCGCTACTTTCAGGAGTCACTTGAACAAGCATTGATTGATTTTCGCGTGAAAGAGAAGCATTTTGCCGTAATGCTGCTAGATGTAGACGAGTTCAAGCAAATAAATGATCAATGGGGACATGAGACAGGTGATGCCATCATACAGGAGTTTGGCAGACGTTTAGAAACAACTGTATTTGAAAGCGATGTCGTGGCGCGTTTAGGAGGAGATGAGTTTATTATTCTCTTAGCCAATATAGACTCCGTAAATTGTGCGTTGACTGTCATCGAGAAAATTAGAAATATAATGAAAAAAACATGGACAATTGAAGGGATGTCGCTGTCTGTATCGACTAGTATTGGTCTAGCTATGCCTCATCCTGAAGCTACAGTGTCCTCCATGTTGAAGGAAGCCGATCAAGCCATGTATAAAGAAAAAAGAGCAAGACAAGGCACCAACATAAATCATCGCTTTTAA